The following is a genomic window from Nitrospirota bacterium.
TGCATAAGGGACAATATGCCCTCCTGCATCCTTGCGCCTCCTGAGGAGGTAACAAGTATCAACGGCAGTCCTTCATTAAGCGCAATCTCCGCCGCTATTGTAAATTTCTCGCCGACACCCGAACCCATGCTCCCGCCCATAAAAGAGAAATCAAAGACAACAAGCATGACCGGATGTCCGCCTATTAATGCCTCGCCTGCAATTACTGCCTCTTTTATGTCCGCCTTTTTCCTGGACTCCTTGAGCCTTTCCTTGTATGGAATCTGATCCTTGAAATTCAGGGGGTCCTGAGATATAAGATTTTTACCGACTTCCCTGAAACTGCCCTCATCAACAAGCAGGGGTATGCGCTCCTTTGCCGTAATCCTGAAATGGTAGTTGCACTTCGGGCATACCTTAAGGTTCTTCTCAACTTCCTTGCGGTAGACAATCTCCCTGCAGCCGTCGCATTTTACCCACAGCCCTTCAGGGACTTTGACTTTTTTGGGGATTGTGCTTTTTTCTTTTTTAAACCAGGCCATGTTAAAAACAGTGAACAGTGAACAGTGAACAGTGAACAGTAGTAAGTTTTTTCTTTAATTCATTACGCATGACGCGTAACGCATAATGCATTGCTGCCTTAGATAACATACGTCTTTCCTTCTTTGAGCATTGTTATCTGTTTAATTCTAAGGCGGTGGAGTTCCTTTGCTATTATTTTTGAGAACTGGGGCTTGGGATGAGTTATTAAGATTTTTTCAGGCAGTTTTTTCAGTTTTTTAAGTTCACCCAAAAGCAGCGCCGGAGTCAGATGCCCTGTAATAATTGCCAGCTCCTTCATTTTATTGGGAAAGGTCACTTCTATTATCAGCGCATTCACTGCAGCAGTTTTTGTCTCTGTATTTACCCTCGTCCACAGGCTGGCGCCCGGACCTGTATCTCCGGTATAAACAAGCCTCCTGCCTGTTGAGTCTGTGATAATATAACCGGCAGCCGGAACAGAGTGGTTCACCTTGCCGGCTATAATGCTGTAGCCGTTAATACTGTATCTTTTCCCCACCTCAATGCTTCTTAAACCAAGCACCGGCTTATGGGACGGGATATTTGTAAAATCAGGCCATATGGAATTATTCAGGAGATTTCCCTTTAATGCCTTCAGCACATCCTTAACCCCTATAATTTCAATCTTGTGTTTTATGTTGCTTACAAGCATATTGTCAGCCAGAGAAGGAATAGACTTTATATGGTCCAGATGGGCATGCGTTATAAGGATATGAGTAATCTTGCTCTGTGCATTCTCCGTAAGCGATGAGGTTACCGTACCGGCATCCAAAAGCATACTGCCGTCAATCAGAAATGCAGGCGGATGGGAATTCGGCATCTCTGAGCCTGAACAGCCAAGCACTTTAATTTTCATATCGCCTCCCTGATGGTTTTAATAAAATTTTTTATATCTTTGCCCTCCGCAATCTGCCTGACAATGGCGCTTCCTATTATAACGCCTTCGGCAAGCGCTGAAACTACAGCCGCCTCCTCAGGATTTGAAATTCCAAAACCGACGGCAACGGGTTTCTCCGCAACCTTTTTTATCAGCGACAGTGTATTTTTCATGGAATCATCCACTGAAAGCCTTGCGCCTGTAATGCCTGTAATTGAAACATAGTATATAAAGCCCATTGACGCCTTTGCCACTTTCCTGACCCTGTCCTCGGTGCTCGTAGGCGCAAGGAGAAATATTGTATCAAGTTTGTGTTTTTTTGCAATGCGTATAAAGTCCCCTGCCTCATCAGGGATTAAATCAGGGATTATCACTCCGTCAACGCCGGCCCTTACCGCCTCACTGACAAATGCCTTAATGCCGTATTTAAAAACAGGATTGTAGTAAGTCATAAGGATTAACGGAATTTGCGTAGTCTGCCTTATCCCTTCAACAAGCGACAGAGTTTTCCTGAGAGTTACACCCTGCTTCATCGCCCTTTCACCTGCCCTCTGTATCGTAGGGCCGTCTGCAAGCGGGTCTGAAAACGGAACGCCTAATTCAATAATATCAGCCCCTGCCTCTTCCATCTCAGCGACAAATTTTTTTGTTGCCTCAAGCGAAGGGTCGCCAGCCATAATGTATGGGATAAGGGCTTTTTTATTTTGCTGTTTTAGTTTTTTAAATGTCTTTTCAATTTTAGTCATAATGAATTTGAACTATGTTTAACAACTTTGAACAATTTGAACTACTTAAACAATCTTGAACAATTTTTATTTAAAGCGTTATCCCCTTTATCCTTGCGGCTTCCTGCACATCCTTGTCTCCCCTGCCGGAGAGATTAACTATGATGATAGAGTCCTTCGGCATTGCCGGTGCAACCTTAACTGTTTCTGCAATTGCGTGCGCTGATTCAAGCGCAGGGATAATGCCCTCTGTCCTGCTTAAAAGTTCAAATGCATTCATCGCCTCATCGTCTGTGGCATATGTATATTCAATCCTCTTCAGGTCTCTCATGTAACAATGCTCAGGACCTACTGAGGCATAATCAAGCCCTGCTGATACCGAATGTGTCGTAAGCACATTCCCGTCATCGTCCTGAAGCAGATAACTCTTACAGCCCTGAAATACCCCGAGGGAGCCGCCTGCAAAACGCGCCGCATGCAGGCCCGACTCAATCCCCTGCCCGCCTGCCTCCACGCCTATCATTCTTACGTAAGACATGAGAGGTGAGACGTGAGACGTAAGGAAAGCATAGAACAAACCGATGGAATTGCTCCCTCCGCCCACGCAGGCAATCAGACAATCGGGCAATTTTTTCTCAGCCTTTAATATCTGCTTACGCGCCTCAATGCCAATCACCGATTGAAAATCCCTTACCATTCTAGGATACGGATGCGGACCAAACACAGTGCCTAAAATATAATGGGTATTGCGCACATTTGTTGTCCAGTCTCTTAATGATTCGCTTATTGCATCTTTTAATGTCTTTGAGCCGGTAGTGACCTCTGTGACCTTTGCGCCAAGCAGTCTCATCCTGAACACATTCAAGGACTGCCGTCTCATATCCTCACTGCCCATGTATATCTCACATTCAAGCCCCACAAGCGCGGCGCCTGTCGCAGTGGCAACTCCGTGCTGTCCTGCGCCTGTCTCGGCAATTAAACGGGTCTTGCCCATTTTCTTGGCAAGAAGCGCCTGCGCCAATGCATTGTTTATCTTGTGAGCGCCTGTGTGGCAGAGGTCTTCACGTTTTAGATAGATTTTTGCCCCGCCTAAATTTTCAGTGAGCATCCGGGCAAAATAAAGCGGCGTGGGTCTTCCTATGTAAGTCCTTTGAAGCAGGTCCAGCTCTGAGAGGAACCCTTTGTCTTTTTTACATTTTTTATACGCCTGCTCCAGCTCAATAAGCGCAGGCATAAGCGTCTCAGGGACAAACCTGCCGCCGTATCCGTTAAAATGTCCTTTGCTGTCAGGGAGTTTTTTAATCTTTTTATTCATTTTTGCGGTGAGTTTGTGATTTGTTAGAATTTCTAATGGAGTATTATATCACAGCAGGGGAAAAGAAAAACAGAAACAGCCAAAACCTACACCATTCCTTTCCGGCATAATCCGATGCATTTTCTGCCTTTATGTGATTTTCTTGACAATAGGAAAAATTGAATTGATAATTAGACTATAAACTTTATGAAAAAACCCTTGTTTGTGTTATTAACAGTTATTTTTATTGCATCGCTTTCCTTTGCCTCGTCTGATGAAGGCAATAAACTTTTTGAGAAAAAATGCGATATGTGTCATTCCTCCGAGCCTGCATTAAATAAAATCAAAACCCTTGAGGAGTGGAAAAGAACGACAAAGAGGATGGCAAGGCGCTCAGGCGGTGCGATTACGCTGGAGCAGGCTGAAAAGATTGCTGAATTTCTTGCACAAAACAGCAAAAAGATAAAAAACCCTGAAAAGACTGCTGAAAAAAAAGAACAGGCGCCTTTGAAAAGCAAGGCCTTTGAATTTAAAAAGGTGCAGATTAGCCAGTTTATAGAGCCTTCTGTCTGCGGCGAGTGCCATTCTGAAAAATATAAACAATGGAGCGGCTCCATGCACAGCAAGGCTTTTACCGACCCTGTGTGGAGGGCAGCCACCAAGCTGTTTA
Proteins encoded in this region:
- a CDS encoding acetyl-CoA carboxylase carboxyltransferase subunit beta yields the protein MAWFKKEKSTIPKKVKVPEGLWVKCDGCREIVYRKEVEKNLKVCPKCNYHFRITAKERIPLLVDEGSFREVGKNLISQDPLNFKDQIPYKERLKESRKKADIKEAVIAGEALIGGHPVMLVVFDFSFMGGSMGSGVGEKFTIAAEIALNEGLPLILVTSSGGARMQEGILSLMQMAKTSAAIARFQKGAMPYISILSDPTFGGVTASVAMLGDIIIAEPKSLIGFAGPRVIEQTIKQQLPEDFQRAEFLLQHGMIDIVVNRKELKQTIVKLLSVITGDVRAKQ
- a CDS encoding 3',5'-cyclic-nucleotide phosphodiesterase, whose product is MKIKVLGCSGSEMPNSHPPAFLIDGSMLLDAGTVTSSLTENAQSKITHILITHAHLDHIKSIPSLADNMLVSNIKHKIEIIGVKDVLKALKGNLLNNSIWPDFTNIPSHKPVLGLRSIEVGKRYSINGYSIIAGKVNHSVPAAGYIITDSTGRRLVYTGDTGPGASLWTRVNTETKTAAVNALIIEVTFPNKMKELAIITGHLTPALLLGELKKLKKLPEKILITHPKPQFSKIIAKELHRLRIKQITMLKEGKTYVI
- a CDS encoding tryptophan synthase subunit alpha produces the protein MTKIEKTFKKLKQQNKKALIPYIMAGDPSLEATKKFVAEMEEAGADIIELGVPFSDPLADGPTIQRAGERAMKQGVTLRKTLSLVEGIRQTTQIPLILMTYYNPVFKYGIKAFVSEAVRAGVDGVIIPDLIPDEAGDFIRIAKKHKLDTIFLLAPTSTEDRVRKVAKASMGFIYYVSITGITGARLSVDDSMKNTLSLIKKVAEKPVAVGFGISNPEEAAVVSALAEGVIIGSAIVRQIAEGKDIKNFIKTIREAI
- the trpB gene encoding tryptophan synthase subunit beta, encoding MNKKIKKLPDSKGHFNGYGGRFVPETLMPALIELEQAYKKCKKDKGFLSELDLLQRTYIGRPTPLYFARMLTENLGGAKIYLKREDLCHTGAHKINNALAQALLAKKMGKTRLIAETGAGQHGVATATGAALVGLECEIYMGSEDMRRQSLNVFRMRLLGAKVTEVTTGSKTLKDAISESLRDWTTNVRNTHYILGTVFGPHPYPRMVRDFQSVIGIEARKQILKAEKKLPDCLIACVGGGSNSIGLFYAFLTSHVSPLMSYVRMIGVEAGGQGIESGLHAARFAGGSLGVFQGCKSYLLQDDDGNVLTTHSVSAGLDYASVGPEHCYMRDLKRIEYTYATDDEAMNAFELLSRTEGIIPALESAHAIAETVKVAPAMPKDSIIIVNLSGRGDKDVQEAARIKGITL